TTGTTTGTCGTgggagagggagagggagagggagaaAGGGTAAGACGGGATGAGAAGAGCGAACTAGTATGTGGCAAGGACTCATAAATCATGAGACTAAAATTTATGACACGGTACTTATAGGGAAATCATCTCATTACATTCCGTCCATGTCTAACCGTCTATCATCTACCGAATAGTCAAAAACGCCACAACCCCACATTGTCATCACGAAATCACAAAACGCTTGTCTGAAAACTTCATAACCAATTCATCTCGCGCCATCAACCTAATCCAATCCCCACCCCAAAACCCACTCACTAAAACAAACCATCCATCATCCACACCCCTACCGCCCATTCCcccccaacccaaccccacTCCTCCTCGCCTGCACAACAGCACGCAAACACCTCCCCACCGCCTCCAAATCCCCCAACAACGTAACATGCCCGCGATCACTCGACACCACGCCCCCCCTAACAACACTATACCCCTCGGGTACCATGGCGGCCCTCGCAAGCACCACGCCATCCCCGCTCGCAAAAGCAAGTTCATCATAGCAATCCGCGCGTTTGATAAGCTCTTTGCTTTCGACTTTGGCGCCGTAGACTGTCGGGGTTGATTTACCGTATATGAGGGCGATGGGCGGGTATGCGTTGGAGGCTGTGTGGTGCGGATTGTGGGCGAGTTCTTGTTTGAATTGTTTTACTTCGGCGAGGATGCGGGTGAGGTATGCGACGGCTGCGGGGTAGGGGATTGTGATGTTTGTGACGGGGTTGGGCTCTTTGGATGTGGGCGTGGGCGTGTTGGTGGTGTGGTGCTCGTGGCCCATTTGGGGGCCCATGCCGGCTTGTTCGGCGCTGCTTTCTGTGACGTTGTTTGCGGCGTTGCGGGCCATGTCGGCGGTTTCTTTTGCGGTGCTGCTTTTGCGTTGGGGGAAGGTGGGGAGGGCTTGGGAGACGGCGTTCATTAGGCCCGTGACGCTGAAGTTGCTGTCTTTGGGTGGTTCGGGTCGGGGCAGGGGTGCTGCTATGCAGGGTGATAGGCGGTGTTCTTTCCAGGTGTTTACGTCGAAGAAGTCGATGGGGTACTCTTCTTTCGTGTGCTTGTTGATGAAGCACTTTCCGTCGAGAGGTAAGAGGGCAAACGAGGTCCGGATGGTGAAGTTAACTTGTGCAGTGAGTACTCGTGAAGAGAACATGACGTCGTCGCCTTTGTGGAATGGACCGAGGATATTGACACATCTTTGAGGTACACCCGCATACACGACTCCCGCTACTAAATCTGGTCGCTGGTTGATGGCATGACGTGTGATCAAACCGCCCAACGAGTGTGCGATTACTATAGCACCTCGTTTCTCAGGAGGAACGCCAGGCTGATTGCATGGCAGTGACTCTAAGAATTGAATCATACGACGACTAAGAAAGTGTGGAGAAAGTCGCCAGTCATAACCATAGTTGTGGACTCTAAGCTTTCCGTCTTTAGCGTTGTCGCACCCATTAAGACGCTTCAATAGTCGTTTGGCAATATCAACAGGGCCAATGTGAGTGAGCATACCACTCGGAATGATACTCTCCTCCATTCGCTCATCTGCATCTGGATCCAAAGGCACTTCTAAATCTACCTTGCGTAGATTCAGTCCAACCTTGATTGGCACCCATAGTTGGCGATGTGGCGGTTCCGCAGACCGCAACACAGATCCACGGTAGCCCCCCAGCACAACGACGTCTCCCTCAAGCTCTTGTAGGGCTTGTATGAAGAAAGGATGCGGTTCAGTGTCCGTATCTCCATGTCGCGGCAACGGGCGTTTCTTTCGGACCGAGTTGCGGCGGGCCTCTGTGGCAGGCAAATTGCTGCGCGAATTCGATCGAGGAACCGTCGTCTGGTCGGGTTCGCGCGTCTTCGATGCGGTGCTCCCATTACGACTCTTGAACAACTCGGTACTAGAGCCCAAATTGAAATTAGGAAACGAAGGGCTTGGCAGCTTGAAGTTTGCGTCTTGCCAGCTGTCTCTGATTGCCTTCAGTCTACTGTTGACCTGTTCCTGTACACTCTCGAAACGTGTGTCATCCCCGAGGGACGATGCGAAGGATTTTGTACGGTATACCAGCAAAGAGCCCTCCGAGTTTGATCTGCGTAGTCTGGGGGTCGGTCGTTCGCTGGGTCCCGAAGGCGACGGGCCGATGGTGGAGGTGCTATCATCGCTAAACTCACGCTGGGGTAGTGGAGCCGTGTTCGGCTGTCGTGGCGTCTGTGAAGGGCTTCTCGATGCGCTTCGAGGCTCTTCTGGGGTGGAATCCTGAGTACTATGTTGTGGCATGCTGTTAGGTGGTCTGCTGCTAGCAATAGTGTCGCGTCTCCGTCTATCAAAAGTGCGCGGGGCAGGCCATCCTCGTTCGCTATCGAGTGATAATGCTGATAGACTCGGAAGCGAGAAATGCAGGTCTTTGTAGGACTTCGTAATAGAGGACGGTAGGTGAAAGGGCAAGTATTTGCGTACGGCATCCCCCATGGCGCCGCCTGAAGATGCCCGACGTCGTCCCTGTAGCGTCTCCTTGAGCACAGAGCGGTGGTCGCCCGGTTTCTCCTTCTGGAACGTCTTCGGTCCTGCTCGCCAGGGCGAGGGCAGGCGCGCGCGGGGATCGGATTGTCTTTCACGCTGGTCATTACTGGCCGTTTGCATGGGTGCTGGTTCCGATTCACGTTGTTGGCTTGGTTTGCCAGTCTCTGTGCGCGGTGTTGTCTTGGGTTCCAGTGCCGCATCAGTCGTTTCTTGCCAGCTATCGAAGAAAGCCCCATCTTCGGTTTCGTCCAGTGCGGCCGCCTTCTCAGCAGCCGGCGTCTTTGGGGATGTTAGACGAGTCTGCTGCCTTCCTATGCTAATGCCAATCGCTGACTGTGCCGTCTCCAGCTCTATGGCTCTTTCTTCCGGGCTCTCATCCTCTGATGGCGTCAGGTCCCCCTCGGCAATTGAAGCGAAATGGATGTCGGCAAGGGCGTTTTGGCGGCGCGTCTGGTGACTGTGCAGCGTGGTAGAAGTTGTAGCCATGATGTTATGGGGGTAAGAATATTCGAGGCCTGTGAATGTAGCCGCAATGTTGACATGTCATGTTGTGACGGTACCTGGTCATCCCGCAGGCCCGCTGTGTGGCAGTGTCAGCGTATCCGCGCGCTGCCGAAAGCAGACAAAGCCATGGGTATCCCTCATCCCGGTCCGACACATCTTGATTTTGATGGCTTTTTGGCGGGCGGAGCGATGGTCGCAATTGTATCTGTCGACGGTGCAATGACGGCAAGCGCGACATCTTTCTTGCCGGGATCAAACGTCACCTTCGGGAGCCGATCCCCCTGCCCAGCCGCTTCGGCCAACTACGCCACCCTTGTTAGTCAGCATCTTAACGAAGCGCTGTGACCACATATCATTCTTCCTTAATACAGTCTGCAGTCAATATCGCGCCGAATATTTTGAACATTTTGATCGTGAACTGGCTTCTTTCCTTCGTCACCTTTTTTCAATGCCTTTGTCCGTGATCCCGGGATTTAAGTGCCCCCATCCCACTACATTCACCACGTGTCCATCGTCTTCCGCTTTCCAGTCCCGCTTTCACAATGTTCAATCGTTGCTTCTTCGCCATCCCAGAACAAATTTGTTGTTCTGCCTACCCCTCCTAACTCTTGTATGACGACATGCCGTGTTACTATACTTGCCCAGATTGCGGGCCCTCCCGCTGATGCTTACAGTACGACCGCAGATCGGATCCGCACTGCCCAGCATGACTGCCAAACACTGCCACAGCACTGCCCAGAACCCGTAGTGGCTGAGAGCGATGCGGCGTCTTCTCGGTATGCGGCAGTTGGATGGCATGACCAGACTTGCGGGGAAATTAAGGTCTTGGGATTTCATACGGCCGCAAAGTCACATCGTTCATGTAAGACTGAGGATGATCTACGCAGATGGAACGAGAGGGCATGAATTTGTCATGCAAACAAATAGTATTGACTCATTCGAATGTTTTCGACGAGTGATGCTAGAAGTTACCCTTCTACGCCCCAAAACCCATGTCATCGCACTGCACCCATCCTACATCAATCATCCATGCCTCTATTCCTGACAAATACCGGCGCGTGCACAGTGATCTCGCTCACTTCGAACTTTGTTTTGTACTCGGCTTCCGCCTTCTCCTTTGCTTTGGCCATGCGAGCTTCATCGTCGGCGTTGCTACCCCTCATCTCAGCAAGGAACTTGCTCTCCATTGCGTCCAAGATGATGGGCTTGCAAGCTTCCATCGCCTCTGCATATATCGTGAGAGCGGTAGCTGTTTTGTCGATAGTTTCCTCGTGTTCTTTGATTTTTTGCTCGAGTTTTGCATTCTCTTTATTAAGCGTCTGGTACTGAACAAGTAAGTTCACCCTGTCGTTTCGTAGTCGTAACAATTCCGACTCGTCTTCGTCGGTCCTCTTGCGTTTGTGTGAGAGAAGTGTGTCCACCTAGCGTGATTTAGTACTTGTTGAGTAGCCAGCAACAAGGGTATCTCACGTAGGTTTTGTCAATGGTGCCCGGAACCTTGCACCTCATCTTTTCGACCGCTTGATTGTGTTGTCTGAGTGGACGACGGGTAGACTGGTGAACGTGTCCTTTGTATGCTGACTGACGACGGCTGACTTGGTATTCGTGAGAGTGCCGGTGAGCCTTGAAAGTGACGACGTGGACTTCGGAGAAAGCAATGTACGCTGATATGCGACTTCTGGACCTGCATTTTCAGCTCAGAAAAAAACCACAACGACAACGGCGACGAGGCTTAGTCTCACCTGGATGATGATAACTGGGTTTGCTGGAAAAATGCGATGTTAGAGTAGAAAAGTTTGGCACAGGCTTGCGTGTTATATATCTACGTAGGCAAGTGCTGAGAGTGCGATGCTTGAGCAAGAGCGACATAAACGTTCAAAGGCAACACTTACCCTGCCTTCCTGTCCGTCGCTTCTCTTAACACAGGAGACTTCATAGTCACTCCAAATCGCATAAGGCTAGAAGTTACCATGCGTAGCTTCATTCATCACTCCGCATCCTACGAGACTGGAAGCTACCACTGACGTTTGATCACAAAGCCTAGCACATCATATCACCGAACGCTACCTTAGCACGCTAGCGCTACTCTTTGATCACAAATTCGCCGCGTCGATATAACTTCCACATCCCTTGGATGCGGTGATTCCCCCCACCGACATCGCATCAACAGTACCACGGAACCAAAATCGGTACCACATTTCCACCGCACATCCCTCTTGTCTCAGACACAAATCTCACTAAACTCCCCAACCATGTCTACCACATCGCCAGTGTCTTGCCCACACCAATAATTTCCCCCGTTTCCACACAGTGTCAGTCAGCAGTACTATGCGCCAACTATATAAATCACGTAAACGTTGTAACACATACCCACTTACCCACCCGACTACTTTCACCCACTATGTTTTCACATTGTCGCCGTTCAACCTTGTTCCCGAATAGTTTACGGATTTTGGCCAACCATGTCTCGTCACACAACGGATTCACTACCATGTTCACGCACGCTGCTGCGAGTGTTCGGGTGGATATAAGAGGGGTTTTTGGGTTTCTTCCTGAGAGGGCAGATTTAATCGCACATCCACAACTTGACGAACTTTTAAAACGTCTCAACTTGAAGTTCTGGACACTGTGAAGATGTCACACTCTCAACAAGATACCAACAACGATTTGGCCGTTGAGCCTACACAGTACGAGCACGTTTACCCTCGTGCTGCGCCGCAGATTGTTCCGGTTGGAGTGTCTCGTTTTCGTGAAGAGATGGATGCGGAGGTCGTGGACCCGTTGACGGTTGGGGGCTTTGATCCTTATGTTAACCATCTGCGGATCCGAGCGATAGGAGATGTTCGTCGTGGGCAGATAGAGCAGCCTCAGCGTGTTCGCGATATGATGGCCATGTCGCCAGTGCGCGGACTGgggaagaaggagaagaatcGCACTTGCGCCCCTATTTCGGCGGGTGCGTGGATATCATCTTTCTTCACTCTTTCGCGTGGGAAGGCGATTCGTCAAACTACACAAGCTGCGCCAGCTCAACCCGTTCAACCCCAGGCTTTCGTTCCGTCTGAACCTACCGATTCGGTCATCCAGCGACCACTCCCAGCGGCAGTTCGTCACCTCCACCGTTCCAATGCGGTCCGTCGTCTCACTGAGCAACCCCGAGAACCCAAGCCGGCACCCTGCCGTCTTCAGCGTTCCAATGCCGTGCGCCGTCCGACTCGCCAGGAATCTCTGGTTTCTGGTGGGGACCACTGGATCCTCGGCCACTACCCCGGTGGCGAGGCCGATGAGTACTATCTGGCTGAGCTGGTAGTCGAACGGCCCCAGCTGACGTTGGTCACGGATCCCGTACTCCAAGGACGGGATGATCAACGAGGTTCTCGGGATCTTGCTGGATGGGAGGAGCAGCGTTTGATGAGCTATTCGCCGTTGTCTGCTTCGGCTCTATCTCCTGGCCAACACACACGCACAAGCCCCAACATTGAGGTTCCCGTCGACGTATCCCCAGATATCCCAGCAGCAGTTCCAGCCAGCAGACGTTTCTCTCTAGATGAGGTTTCGCCCGAGGAGGTAGTGCCAGCGGCTGATCGTTTCTCCCTGTCCGATGGTGTCCCTGAGGTGATTGCATCAGAGCGTCGTTTCTCCCTAGACTCACGCTTCTCGGTAGGTTCTTCCGTCCGCAACGAGGGGCAGAGTACTGCCAATGGAGCCAGCCACGAACCAAGTCGAGGTTCGTCGTTCACGGCCATCACAGACATGGGTATGCCTGTGCTGCGTGGCGGTGGGCTCTGTTCCTCTGAAGGGGGTTCGCCTGTGGTTCGTGGCGGTTCGCtctgctcttcttcttcctcgaTGAGCGCTGTAGATCAAGTGCAGCTCCCTGTTGATGAGCCCGTCGAACAATCTCTATTCGATGACTTCAGCGGGATCTCGACCGAAGAGTAAGACGTCCAGCAACCACCCGCCTACGAGGATCTACCCATCAACCCCTTCGCACCACACTACGTCGACAGGATGCGAGCGCCCCAGGTGGTAAATGCCAGCAGCGGAGTCTCAACCGACATCTACCAGCCACGTCCCCATCCTCCTACTCCACAGATCGGACCACTCCGTCCAATCTACATGCCAGTAGCTCGAGCAGTACCTGAATTCATGGACGACCTCCGCCTAGACCCTGTCGTTGGCGGACGGCACATGGAGTTTCGGCACGGGTCTGCGGAGTGACGAGCGCGGCATCTGGCGTGGGAGGCGTATGTGGTACCAGAGGCGCAGATTGgtgtcacggtttggtgatgggacgatgcctatctgagactagcgctgtttatggtcactcacctacataaactttccatagcttgtacaatacaacctcagtcaatcctcaacttcttccctatgcgtacggttcacccactccaacaATTGGTGTAGAGGGTGCGGATGGAGAGGCGGAGGCGGAAGGGTCATTGCTACTACCGACAGTGGACGCTCTTCGTGAAGAGTATGGTTTACAGATCAGCCGAGATGACGGGTGCAGGCATAGTCAGCTTTTTCTAGATTTTTATCAGCGGGTTACTGGGTCGGCGTTTTGCTGAGTTTGTTGGTGTTACcgctgttgttgttgttgttgttcaTATTATTCACTTTTTTCTGAGTTTGTTCTCCCTATCTCCATCCCCTCCAATACACATTCACAATCACAAAACCCATCTTTAACACAAATCCCACATCTTCACAAACCCACCCCCCTCTCTTACCTTAACTTATCCCATCCACATGCCCAAATTAAAAATCCTTCCTTTCCTTTCTTTTCCCACAGCGCCACCTACCTACCACCCATCTAACTAGTCCCGCGCTTCAACGTTACAACACCCCGGTCGCTAACAACATGACACGCGACCAACGTTTCCATTCCATCTCTTTCTTTTTCTCAATTCTTCTCCATTTAGACAATCGTCCAAGGTGCATGCGAGAAAGATGAGCTGCCGTGGTAAGTGCGCAGGGTGGAGTAATGAGGCGCGGGACTTACTCGGGCGTCTGCAGCTCCCGAGAAGAGAAGCCGGCGCGTAACTATGTATGTATGGTACATATTACTAGCATAGCACAGTTTGCACAGCACAACGACACCGTATACATGGACCCTTTCTATCGAGTAAGATATCACAACGCACGCGTCTCGGGAATAACCAGAACAAAAACTACAGTGTGAAGCAAGCTTGCCCTGGTTACTCTGCATACCTACAGGTATCAAGTACAGGTATCAAGTCGGCAATTGCAATACACTCACCGTACGTTGTCCGTCAAAATGTGTTACGAGCTCCGTACGGTGTTTCAGACGCGTGCTGACACAAGCGTTTGATAAAGGGGGAGGGGAGATGAAATGGATAAAGGGACGAGGAGCTTTGTCTTGTTAGTGCTGACGAGGTTTCGGAAATGTGAAATGTGTGGCGGTGCGGTGCGTGCGTGTGCGGGTGATGGGGGATGGGGGATGATGAGGGATGAAATGAGGGGGTTCGCGTTCGCGTCTGTCTTGTACCTACCACGTTGGTACCTACACAGCCAGCAACGGCGCCTAACATCCCAGAGTAGTCATGTATAAAAGTTAAGCCATGAAAATCTTATGGTTCCGCCTACGTCAAGCACGCATACCTCGAACCACACAAATACCGTGCTGCCCGTCGTCGCCCTAACTAACGCTAAACCACACTCATCCATGCCGCTCGCAGTCCCACACGACACACGTCAGCCACAGCCCACGCGCGAAACCAGCATGGACCCTTTTGAGTTCTAACCACGCGCAAACGCCTTTTGCATGGGAGCTATTAACCCCAGTCCCTATTTTGGGGGGATGGACTTGCTTCCGATGGGGGCCGGCGCAAGTGCTACGGAGAGAGCCGGCTGTACCTGGTGCTTTTGGGCGAGACTTGTTGCATCACTCTCTTACTCTTTTTTTTGGAGCCAGCGGGTTAACCGTTTGGGAAGTATTAGTGATTTGTGTGGCTTCTCTTCGACTTGTTCTCCTCTCTTCTCGACCTACTCTTGTTgttgcttgcttgcttacTGCTGTTCTGTCTTCCATTGACATTTCCACTCGTTTTTGGGGCAGAATATCTATTCACTTTCGTCTTCGTTCGTTTGTCGGTCACGTTCGCGTAACTTTATTGCAGCTGTTTGGACGTGAGAGGAATAGGTCGACATTCGTTTGGTTGGTGTTTGGATCACATAACTCGCTCTCATCATGGAGGTAGGCAGACGAAAACCGCAGTCATCTCGAAGAACACAAACTAACACTTCCCAGAACACACAGCAAGAGTTGTATAGCGATTACCCGGAAGACACGCAAAGCACATCCCAACGCGAACGCGACACATCATCACCCAGCTCCTCCACCTCGTC
The sequence above is a segment of the Pyrenophora tritici-repentis strain M4 chromosome 3, whole genome shotgun sequence genome. Coding sequences within it:
- a CDS encoding Filament domain containing protein, giving the protein MRCKVPGTIDKTYVDTLLSHKRKRTDEDESELLRLRNDRVNLLVQYQTLNKENAKLEQKIKEHEETIDKTATALTIYAEAMEACKPIILDAMESKFLAEMRGSNADDEARMAKAKEKAEAEYKTKFEVSEITVHAPVFVRNRGMDD
- a CDS encoding Periplasmic protein TonB, with translation MATTSTTLHSHQTRRQNALADIHFASIAEGDLTPSEDESPEERAIELETAQSAIGISIGRQQTRLTSPKTPAAEKAAALDETEDGAFFDSWQETTDAALEPKTTPRTETGKPSQQRESEPAPMQTASNDQRERQSDPRARLPSPWRAGPKTFQKEKPGDHRSVLKETLQGRRRASSGGAMGDAVRKYLPFHLPSSITKSYKDLHFSLPSLSALSLDSERGWPAPRTFDRRRRDTIASSRPPNSMPQHSTQDSTPEEPRSASRSPSQTPRQPNTAPLPQREFSDDSTSTIGPSPSGPSERPTPRLRRSNSEGSLLVYRTKSFASSLGDDTRFESVQEQVNSRLKAIRDSWQDANFKLPSPSFPNFNLGSSTELFKSRNGSTASKTREPDQTTVPRSNSRSNLPATEARRNSVRKKRPLPRHGDTDTEPHPFFIQALQELEGDVVVLGGYRGSVLRSAEPPHRQLWVPIKVGLNLRKVDLEVPLDPDADERMEESIIPSGMLTHIGPVDIAKRLLKRLNGCDNAKDGKLRVHNYGYDWRLSPHFLSRRMIQFLESLPCNQPGVPPEKRGAIVIAHSLGGLITRHAINQRPDLVAGVVYAGVPQRCVNILGPFHKGDDVMFSSRVLTAQVNFTIRTSFALLPLDGKCFINKHTKEEYPIDFFDVNTWKEHRLSPCIAAPLPRPEPPKDSNFSVTGLMNAVSQALPTFPQRKSSTAKETADMARNAANNVTESSAEQAGMGPQMGHEHHTTNTPTPTSKEPNPVTNITIPYPAAVAYLTRILAEVKQFKQELAHNPHHTASNAYPPIALIYGKSTPTVYGAKVESKELIKRADCYDELAFASGDGVVLARAAMVPEGYSVVRGGVVSSDRGHVTLLGDLEAVGRCLRAVVQARRSGVGLGGNGR